The genomic DNA GCACCCCCGGTGGGAACCCCGCATCTGGCGAGCCCGGACGCCCTGCCACCGGGGGCGACCATGGACCCCACCGGACAGGGAAATGAGGCCCCCAACAGGAGCTATCTCAAGGACCTGTGGCACGCCGTGCAGAACCAGGAGATCAGCGGCAAGGAAGCACTGATACTCGGGATCGCGCAACGCGGGATGAACACGCCGGTTCCGGGTCAGGCGCCCGGCCCGAACGTACCGATCTCACCGGGCGCGTCGGGTGAGATGGGCGGACCTGTTCCACCGGAAGCATCGATGCCAGCGGGCACGCCGATGCCACCGGGAGCGCCCGTGCCCGCCGCGCCGGGCGGACCGCCGCCGGCGCCCCTGCCCTGAGGTCCGGATAAATCGATCAGGCGGGCACGCTCGCGGCCGGAATCCGATCGACGCGGGCGGGGACATGCTTGTGCCACGGTGTGCCCGCGTACGCGTCACGCCAATGTGACGAGGTGAGCTCATTGGGAGCGACTCCGGGAACAATCGACTGTCCCTGGCCGTCGGTGTAGTCGAGGCCGTACCCGTTGGGCAACGAGATGTGTCCGGGCAGCATCGCGTCGCTGACTTCCACGGTGGCGTGCGCGCTTCCCGCCGCGGTGGTGATCCTGACCCGGTCACCGTCGAGCAGGCCGATGGCCGTGGCGTCCTCGACACTGATCCGTAACGCGCCCTCGGTATCGCGCTTGCGCCAGCCGGGGTCGCGGAAGATGTCGTTGGCGGTATAGGCCCGCCGCTCGCCGGCCGAGAGCACCATCGGGAATTCCGCGGTGGTCAGCGCTGCCGGTGTGCTCGGCAACGCCCTTACCGCGGCGAGCATTTCGGGCATGTCGAGCGCGATCTTGTGATCCGGGTGACCGATCAGGGCGAAATCGTCTTGATACTCGTGCTCGGTGAACGTCAATCCGGACCGGCCGGCCAGGATGGCCTCGAACAGCGCGTTGCCGTCGGCGTGGCCGGCGCGCCGAACCGCGTCGGGATAGGTCATCGCCGTCTTCTGGGCCAGGCCCCACAGGGCTGCGGCACCGGCCAGGCCGTCTGGAAGGGAAGGTCCCAGAGTTTCGTACAGCACGTACGGCAGTACCCGGCCCAATCCCGGGTTGGCCCCCACCGCCCCGAGAAACGCTGCGGCATAGGCGTCCAGACCCTCGCGGGCGGCGCGGCGTAGCGGATCCAGTTCGGCATCGTCGACCGCACCGATGGCTCGGACCAGGCGGGCCCAGATCTCCGGTTCGGGGAGGGTTCCGGGCAGCGGTTCGAACAGCCGGTGGCGAAGATGGAAGTCGTTGTGCGGGAATTCGAGGTTGAAGAATGTCGCCTCGGGCTTCTCGAACTGATTGGCCGCGGGCAGCACATAGTCGGCCAGCCGCGCCGTTTCGGTCATCGCGACGTCGATCACGACCAGCAGGTCCAGCGATTCCAGCGCGGCCCGCACGGCCGCGGAATCGGCGATCGAGTGCGCCGGGTTGCTGCTCTCGACGATCATGGCCCTAAACCGGTCGGGGTGATCGGTGAGGATCTCCTGCGGCACCGCGTTGGACGGAACCAGGCCGGCGATCACAGGTGCGCCGGTCACGGGGCTGCGCCCCACGCCACCCGAGCCGAACAACGGGGCGAACGACGAATGCAGGTGTTGCCCACCGCGTTTGCCGAAGTTGCCGGTGAGGATCCACAGCATCTTGTTGAGGTATGAGCACAGGGTGCTGTTGGGGGCCTGCTGGATGCCGAGGTCCTCGAACACCGCCACGCTGCCGGCAGCGGCGATGCGCCGCACCCCCTGGCGCAGCAGGGTCTCGTCGACACCGCACCGTTGGGCGTAGTCAGCGACGGGAACTTGCCGCAGCACGTCGCGAACCGGTTCGGCACCGTTGACGTGTGTCTCCAGAAACGCCTCGTCGCACAGGTTTTCCTGCACCAGCACCGCCGCCATGGCGGCCAGGCACCAGGCATCGGTTCCGGGCTTCACCCGTAGGTGGAAGTCGGCGAGCTTGGCGGTGTCGGTGATCACCGGATCGATCACGATCATCGCGCGGCCCGGGTCCTTGGCGATCTCGTTGAGCACCACCCGGGCGCGCGGGAAGCTCTGTGACATCCACGGGTTCTTGCCCACGAACACCGAGACCTCGGCGTGCGCGAACTCGCCGCGGGTGTGCCCGCCGTAGAGGTGGGCATCGACCCAGGCCTCACC from Mycobacterium sp. DL440 includes the following:
- a CDS encoding molybdopterin-dependent oxidoreductase, which translates into the protein MTVDQWQPTACILCECNCGIVVQTEGRSITKIRGDKDHPASQGYTCNKALRLNHYQSSTNRLTSPLRRRPDGSYEEIDWDTAISEIAAGFVAIRDSHGGDKIFYYGGGGQGNHLGGAYSGAFLKAIGSRYRSNALAQEKTGEAWVDAHLYGGHTRGEFAHAEVSVFVGKNPWMSQSFPRARVVLNEIAKDPGRAMIVIDPVITDTAKLADFHLRVKPGTDAWCLAAMAAVLVQENLCDEAFLETHVNGAEPVRDVLRQVPVADYAQRCGVDETLLRQGVRRIAAAGSVAVFEDLGIQQAPNSTLCSYLNKMLWILTGNFGKRGGQHLHSSFAPLFGSGGVGRSPVTGAPVIAGLVPSNAVPQEILTDHPDRFRAMIVESSNPAHSIADSAAVRAALESLDLLVVIDVAMTETARLADYVLPAANQFEKPEATFFNLEFPHNDFHLRHRLFEPLPGTLPEPEIWARLVRAIGAVDDAELDPLRRAAREGLDAYAAAFLGAVGANPGLGRVLPYVLYETLGPSLPDGLAGAAALWGLAQKTAMTYPDAVRRAGHADGNALFEAILAGRSGLTFTEHEYQDDFALIGHPDHKIALDMPEMLAAVRALPSTPAALTTAEFPMVLSAGERRAYTANDIFRDPGWRKRDTEGALRISVEDATAIGLLDGDRVRITTAAGSAHATVEVSDAMLPGHISLPNGYGLDYTDGQGQSIVPGVAPNELTSSHWRDAYAGTPWHKHVPARVDRIPAASVPA